From Anopheles darlingi chromosome 2, idAnoDarlMG_H_01, whole genome shotgun sequence, the proteins below share one genomic window:
- the LOC125952673 gene encoding probable serine/threonine-protein kinase DDB_G0281745: MAANMAVIGPVLLVVSIAGWHRGSLVEGYNVAEHRLDYIKLGEGREYNYHYNDGVSSGFDKRKFYKRPPVFNKQPYSLKNFPSPVEQIVTNEFQSHPETQTYIRQESLLPVFESHEKSVQYIPLDFHSSKSSPATAAGAQQQQQYSSPSSSSSSFGHQNHGPSFTTNLAERVIQMIQLQHPSSAKNGTVGSPGSSTSSVHFQAPGQSQQYTHSSGQHPGSYQYFNAHPAPASYELVRPISNFPPPRPYIAPSLTTTKAPYLAPILLKSTSTTQATPTVTVAPARRPPYVAPTVRPNAGSGSVTNDPLLSSVSLANQLKYTSSRPSTSSRPPSSGGNRNQQQQQQQQQQQQQQQQQKQPYEPEFDIDIRIDLRDDSA; this comes from the exons ATGGCTGCCAATATGGCCGTGATCGGTCCGGTGCTACTGGTA GTGTCGATCGCGGGTTGGCATCGCGGATCGCTTGTCGAAGGGTACAACGTGGCGGAACATAGGCTTGACTATATCAAGCTGGGCGAAGGTCGTGAATATAACTATCA TTATAACGATGGTGTATCGTCCGGATTCGACAAGCGCAAGTTCTACAAACGTCCGCCAGTCTTCAACAAGCAACCGTACAGCCTGAAAAACTTTCCCTCCCCAGTGGAGCAGATTGTAACGAACGAGTTCCAGTCGCACCCGGAGACGCAGACCTACATCCGGCAGGAGAGCCTGCTACCGGTGTTCGAATCGCACGAAAAGAGCGTCCAGTACATACCGCTGGACTTTCACTCCTCCAAAAGCAGCCCAGCAACAGCGGCcggtgcgcagcagcagcagcaatactcatcaccatcatcatcatcatcgtcctttgGCCACCAGAACCACGGTCCATCGTTTACGACCAATCTGGCGGAACGAGTCATTCAGATGATTCAGTTGCAGCATCCATCGAGCGCGAAGAACGGTACCGTGGGTTCGCCGGGCTCCAGTACCTCTTCGGTGCACTTCCAGGCACCGGGCCAAAGCCAGCAGTACACGCACAGCAGCGGTCAGCATCCGGGCAGCTATCAGTACTTCAACGCTCATCCTGCTCCGGCCTCGTACGAGCTCGTACGCCCCATTAGTAACTTCCCTCCACCGCGACCATACATTGCACCCTCGCTAACCACGACGAAGGCACCCTACCTGGCGCCCATACTGCTCAAGAGCACCAGTACGACCCAGGCCACCCCGACCGTGACAGTGGCGCCAGCGCGGAGGCCACCGTACGTGGCACCGACCGTGCGACCCAACGCCGGGTCCGGGTCGGTCACGAACGATCCCCTGCTCAGCTCGGTCTCCCTCGCCAACCAGCTCAAGTACACCTCGAGCCGGCCATCAACGTCCTCGCGACCACCGTCCTCCGGTGGTAATCgtaaccaacagcagcagcagcaacagcagcagcagcagcagcaacaacaacagcagaagcagccatACGAACCGGAGTTCGACATAGACATACGGATTGACCTTCGCGATGACTCCGCGTAG
- the LOC125959879 gene encoding WD repeat-containing protein 6 — MRVLTDSICVRVLCRENVLVAIGNRLAFLYLDANGDTQQTFAAVPRLLDKIHGIVACLVTDSTYQIVFHAGPELYSTIVDCSTHSFSECTRIEVREDVQPLPVPHIRRRVSDWISSVSLLSPTQLCLLTSHGVAVLLHRSAENPTEWSMIDKCACDDGSTLYCSTLSGQQWERLVCFTGTALGLLLIWRVAGDNRGRVLERISAHNGVIFSIACDFGSGLLTTTSDDRSVKFWKIRQCDAKDDTTVVELHEERYCFAHTARVFQCRIIKNAFRCLVATIGEDSHLCLWNREGDLLLKKQLDEGATLWGMDYDPETTTIFVTASNGNLHKYSIKSWMEDSQRGSDIQHMNDISPTLAVGEHLAKIRFIPRNGTLVAVTNKHSVVTLNSDGTVIQSIAKIDAFKCSILDVGGSFLYLAGGCNVQLYKVTNEGLSELITLKSIFFDDKMLLEEHEEPLRDGTIRSLSYCKLSRNVAICDGYGRCLIYDETLTNVLSKHRIPKSPERWITSFAVPRAGYLLLADRSGHFYLYDVEHVKPLCRLSNVHGKLGITSITIEAEDAECGSYRLTTTGHDGRICELYLSTKDPKLELLTYSKTRISWIDRTIPCDSWRFYLGFNDSHFLMTDERNEICCQFDCGGGHRCWDFFYNQHSNEFTFVFIQHKKLKRVQITLACSVGSALSLPRHKWHTRACNVLRVISRSDGNYLLVSGGEDNILRINLWANGELLAEPRKHIFSHISGIKTIITSALKEDPERLLVISAGGRAQICLTTVRMLTLGPKQEYEYMLLASDAERCRWKTNRQSSYDPETKFMCAARVCEDRIVFGCSDGFIRIYKISHTDGQWLVELETESFYGRCVLQTVPIDGCTMEGLFVTMATDGYLCFWDITTPNEPIYRHRHHSSGMNSVDVRIDGKGNILLATGGDDQSISVSQFEVTTLDGRREVKHVVGLCEKYLHTAQVTGIKLLSDDRLISAGVDQRIYISSFTGFSSLAVTGTTSTCVADVKGISFISERNELIVYGCGIEIVNLSNL; from the exons ATGCGTGTTTTAACTGATTCGATTTGCGTTCGAGTGTTGTGCCGGGAAAATGTGCTCGTGG CGATCGGAAACAGATTGGCATTCCTGTATCTTGATGCGAACGGGGACACTCAGCAAACGTTCGCCGCTGTACCGCGTTTGTTGGATAAAATCCACGGAATTGTTGCCTGCCTTGTCACAGACTCAACGTACCAGATTGTGTTCCACGCCGGTCCTGAGCTGTACAGCACGATAGTTGATTGTAGTACTCATTCGTTCAGCGAGTGCACCCGGATCGAGGTGCGTGAAGATGTACAGCCACTTCCCGTCCCTCACATTCGAAGGCGCGTTTCGGATTGGATCAGCAGCGTTTCGCTGCTTTCACCTACCCAACTTTGTCTGCTGACCAGTCATGGGGTAGCGGTGTTGTTACACCGGTCTGCCGAAAATCCGACGGAGTGGAGCATGATTGATAAATGCGCCTGTGACGACGGTTCCACACTCTACTGCTCCACGCTAAGCGGCCAGCAGTGGGAACGATTGGTGTGTTTCACCGGTACAGCACTAGGATTGCTGCTTATCTGGCGCGTTGCTGGTGACAATCGGGGTAGAGTGTTGGAACGGATATCGGCCCATAACGGAGTCATCTTCTCGATCGCTTGTGATTTTGGGTCCGGCCTACTGACGACCACCTccgatgatcgatcggtaaaattttggaaaataagGCAGTGCGATGCCAAAGACGACACTACTGTTGTGGAACTACACGAGGAACGTTACTGCTTTGCGCACACCGCGAGGGTGTTCCAGTGTCGCATTATCAAGAATG CCTTCAGATGCCTCGTCGCAACGATAGGAGAAGACTCGCACCTATGCCTGTGGAATAGAGAGGGTGATTTGCTGTTGAAGAAACAACTGGATGAAGGAGCAACGCTTTGGGGCATGGATTACGACCCGGAAACGACGACAATCTTCGTCACAGCTAGCAATGGTAATTTACACAAGTACAGCATCAAATCCTGGATGGAGGACAGCCAACGTGGTTCCGATATACAACACATGAACGATATTAGCCCGACTTTGGCGGTTGGAGAGCACCTGGCGAAGATTCGTTTTATCCCACGAAACGGGACCCTTGTTGCGGTGACAAACAAGCATTCAGTCGTAACCCTGAACAGCGATGGAACCGTTATACAGTCAATTGCCAAGATAGATGCATTCAAGTGTAGCATTCTAGATGTTGGAGGATCATTTTTATACCTTGCAGGAGGCTGTAACGTTCAACTATACAAAGTGACGAACGAGGGGCTCTCTGAACTTATCActttaaaatcgattttcttcgACGACAAGATGCTACTTGAAGAACACGAAGAACCACTTCGTGATGGAACAATACGATCCCTGAGCTACTGTAAGTTGTCGCGGAATGTTGCCATTTGTGACGGATACGGACGCTGCCTAATCTACGACGAAACACTAACGAATGTTTTATCAAAGCATCGCATTCCCAAGTCACCCGAAAGATGGATAACTTCGTTTGCAGTACCGCGTGCAGGTTACCTTCTATTAGCCGATCGATCCGGTCATTTCTATCTGTATGACGTTGAGCATGTGAAGCCTCTCTGTAGGTTATCGAATGTCCATGGAAAACTCGGCATTACCTCGATTACgatagaagcagaagatgctGAATGTGGAAGCTATCGTCTCACTACGACCGGTCATGACGGACGCATCTGTGAGTTGTATCTCAGCACGAAAGACCCGAAACTGGAATTGCTAACTTACAGCAAAACTCGTATCAGTTGGATCGACCGCACGATTCCATGCGACTCCTGGCGGTTCTACCTTGGCTTTAATGATTCACATTTCCTCATGACGGACGAGCGTAATGAAATCTGCTGCCAATTTGATTGCGGTGGTGGACATCGTTGTTGGGATTTCTTTTACAATCAACACTCGAATGAGTTTACGTTCGTTTTCATACAGCATAAGAAGCTCAAACGTGTGCAGATTACGTTAGCCTGCAGCGTCGGTAGTGCGCTCAGTTTACCGCGCCACAAGTGGCACACTCGGGCATGCAATGTGTTGCGTGTGATATCTCGGAGCGACGGGAATTACTTGCTTGTTTCCGGCGGAGAAGATAATATTCTACGGATAAATCTTTGGGCCAATGGGGAACTACTTGCAGAACCtcggaaacacatttttagcCATATATCAGGcatcaaaacaattattacGAGCGCACTGAAGGAAGATCCGGAACGATTGCTAGTCATATCAGCAGGTGGAAGGGCACAGATATGCCTAACCACCGTTAGAATGCTGACTTTGGGTCCCAAACAGGAGTACGAGTACATGCTGTTGGCCTCGGATGCGGAACGGTGCCGATGGAAAACGAATCGCCAGTCAAGCTACGATCCGGAAACCAAGTTCATGTGCGCTGCTCGCGTGTGTGAAGACAGGATCGTTTTCGGTTGTTCCGATGGATTCATTCGTATCTACAAGATTTCGCACACCGATGGCCAATGGTTGGTAGAGCTGGAAACGGAATCTTTTTACGGACGCTGCGTACTACAGACGGTACCGATTGACGGGTGTACGATGGAGGGACTGTTCGTAACCATGGCTACCGACGGGTACCTGTGCTTCTGGGATATCACCACACCGAACGAGCCGATTTACCGGCATCGTCATCACAGTAGCGGTATGAATTCGGTTGATGTACGAATTGACGGAAAAGGCAACATCCTGTTGGCCACAGGCGGGGATGATCAATCGATAAGTGTTTCGCAGTTCGAAGTAACGACGCTCGATGGTAGGAGAGAGGTGAAGCATGTAGTGGGACTATGCGAAAAGTATCTGCATACGGCGCAAGTAACGGGAATCAAACTATTGAGCGATGATCGACTGATCAGTGCCGGCGTTGATCAACGAATATACATTAGCAGCTTTACCGGGTTTTCCTCGCTGGCGGTGACCGGCACCACGAGCACGTGCGTGGCGGATGTAAAGGGAATATCGTTCATCTCCGAGCGCAATGAACTCATCGTATACGGTTGTGGCATAGAAATAGTCAATCTTTCAAACTTATAA
- the LOC125949215 gene encoding RNA-binding protein 25 — translation MSYHPRPPGTTIVSAGMQYITPPIVQPLMPALNQPPPSNNRGGSFRSGATIGSRPQMYNNKPPPQPEPVYDGPIVTVFVGNISEKVPDPMIKQILATCGSVINWKRVSTFGFCEYEPAGGARAVRLVHDLEVGGKKLVAKVDAKNKALIDSFREDENNAEKTNEASEKRGDDDALEAIKQILEDFREELAAAEQQQEEQQAKQKKMLQTVDIEDGKRDIISKEIGKFRKYTEEEELKKEKEKERKKREEKRAEEKQRRSVSPRKDKKAASAAPQPPSSSSSSTTSRRRSRSRSRDRERDREREREREQRERDKEREREREREQRERERERERERERERDLERQRERERERDREREREREREESKINRNPRDIQKEKEMEEEARERKKTEKKAREKEAAYQERLRNWEARERRKAKDYEKEREKDRCKEEEREREAKRLKEFLEDYDDERDDPKYYKGRELQRRLSERVREADADSKDRNKEQEELDELKNKIFSGEYDNPTLEFEKAKKEREELYKPKILIDVNLEQSQQRERELERERLREIERQRAKDRERANKERYVLAQASRELASVDAEPIESDSSGVQDNFSSPMGSAAHSTATASNGPGSGTDGLGNSNHHHGHHHHHHHHHHPHSHHHHQQDGHPQRIAEQRVASAGQHPPHAGSETRDSFGMMSGGVAGGGLLDDENSRHSIRSNSQHGVPESPDANSNSGLNSLSDKSSHHPHHSQLHHHHHQPPPQQSTVGPTISLNLNVNAKKKKLEVKDVFNSLDDDTEESNGPKKRKLVPLEYEDGRGQGDTPTGTANSTPATGSGTGGSKSSKGKKGNDEPPSRESIKFHEEKRKNIKSIIDKIPTEKQDLFSYPLDWTEIDDTIEKKIRPWINKKIIEYIGEPEPTLVDFICSKVLAGSTPQGILDDVQMVLDEEAEVFVVKMWRLLIYEVEAKKFGLAK, via the exons ATGTCGTACCACCCACGTCCTCCAGGGACGACCATTGTTTCCGCCGGAATGCAGTACATAACTCCCCCGATCGTCCAG CCCCTCATGCCAGCCCTGAATCAACCACCTCCATCCAACAATCGGGGCGGAAGCTTCCGGTCTGGCGCCACCATCGGTTCTCGACCTCAGATGTACAACAACAAACCTCCGCCACAGCCTGAGCCGGTCTACGATGGACCGATCGTCACGGTGTTCGTCGGTAACATCAGTGAAAAGGTGCCCGATCCCATGATTAAGCAGATCCTGGCTACATGCGGATCAGTTATCAACTGGAAACGGGTATCGACGTTTGGTTTCTGTGAATACGA ACCGGCCGGTGGCGCACGGGCGGTACGGTTGGTACACGATCTGGAGGTTGGCGGGAAAAAGCTGGTGGCAAAGGTGGACgcgaaaaacaaagcattgaTCGACTCCTTCCGCGAGGATGAGAATAATGCGGAGAAAACGAATGAGGCCTCCGAAAAGCGTGGAGACGATGACGCGCTGGAAGCGATCAAACAGATACTGGAGGATTTTCGCGAAGAATTGGCCGCGGccgaacaacaacaggagGAACAGCAGGCCAAGCAGAAAAAGATGCTCCAGACCGTCGATATCGAAGACGGAAAGCGGGACATAATCAGCAAGGAGATTGGCAAGTTCCGCAAGTAcacagaagaggaagagcttaagaaggagaaggagaaggagcgcaAGAAGCGCGAAGAGAAGCGTGCCGAGGAGAAGCAGCGAAGATCGGTTTCGCCTCGAAAGGACAAAAAGGCAGCTTCCGCAGCCCCTCAACCtccctcgtcatcgtcgtcatctacTACATCGAGACGCCGCAGCCGGTCACGTTCGCGTGATCGGGAGCGCGATCGTGAGCGTGAGCGGGAGCGCGAGCAACGCGAACGGGATAAGGAACGTGAACGGGAGAGGGAGCGGGAGCAACGTGAACGGGAGCGAGAACGGGAGCGAGAACGCGAAAGGGAACGTGATTTGGAGCGACAGCGCGAACGGGAACGTGAGCGTGATcgggaaagagaacgagaacgggaacgggaggaAAGCAAGATAAACCGCAATCCTCGCGACAtccagaaagaaaaggagatggaggaggaagcCCGCGAACGTAAGAAGACGGAGAAGAAGGCCCGCGAAAAGGAAGCAGCCTATCAGGAGCGGCTGCGTAACTGGGAGGCTCGTGAGCGGCGGAAGGCAAAGGATTACGAGAAGGAACGAGAAAAGGATCGctgcaaggaggaggagcgtgaACGGGAGGCCAAGCGATTAAAGGAGTTCTTGGAGGATTACGACGATGAGCGGGACGATCCAAAATACTACAA GGGCCGAGAGTTACAACGACGTTTGTCTGAGCGAGTACGTGAAGCTGACGCCGATTCGAAGGATCGTAacaaggagcaggaggagctggATGaattgaagaacaaaatcTTCAGCGGCGAGTACGACAATCCAACGCTTGAGTTCGAGAAAGCCAAAAAGGAGCGGGAAGAGCTGTACAAACCGAAGATTCTGATCGACGTCAATCTAGAACAGTCGCAGCAACGTGAACGCGAACTAGAGCGAGAGCGTTTGCGAGAGATCGAACGGCAGCGAGCCAAGGATCGCGAGCGGGCCAACAAGGAACGATACGTTCTCGCTCAAGCCTCCCGCGAACTAGCCTCGGTCGACGCGGAGCCCATCGAGTCGGACTCGAGCGGTGTCCAGGATAACTTTAGCTCGCCGATGGGAAGCGCTGCACACAGTACGGCCACCGCTTCCAATGGTCCCGGTTCCGGGACGGATGGGCTGGGCAATAGCAATCACCACCatggtcaccatcaccatcatcatcaccatcaccatccgcactcgcaccatcaccaccaacaagatGGCCATCCACAGCGGATTGCGGAACAGCGGGTAGCTTCAGCTGGTCAGCATCCTCCACATGCGGGTTCTGAAACGCGCGACTCGTTTGGCATGATGAGTGGAGGTGTCGCAGGTGGTGGTCTATTGGACGATGAAAATTCGCGGCATTCGATACGCTCGAACTCCCAGCATGGGGTTCCGGAGAGCCCCGAcgcgaacagcaacagcggacTTAATTCGCTTTCGGATAAATCATCACACCATCCGCACCATTCGcaactgcaccaccatcatcatcagcctccGCCGCAGCAGTCGACGGTTGGGCCGACGATAAGCCTCAATCTCAATGTCaacgcaaagaagaaaaagctcGAAGTGAAGGATGTCTTTAATAGCCTGGATGATGACACGGAGGAATCGAACGGacccaaaaaacggaaacttgTTCCACTAG AGTATGAAGATGGCAGAGGACAGGGCGACACACCTACCGGTACAGCAAACAGCACCCCGGCTACTGGCTCGGGAACGGGCGGATCAAAGTCATCGAAGGGCAAAAAAGGCAACGACGAGCCGCCAAGCCGTGAATCAATCAAGTTTCACGAAGAGAAGCGCAAAAATATCAAGAGTATTATCGACAAGATACCAACCGAGAAGCAGGATTTGTTCAGCTATCCTCTTGATTGGACCGAAATCGACGATACCATCGAGAAGAAGATCCGGCCCTGGATCAATAAGAAAATTATCGAGTACATtggcgaaccggaaccgacgcTGGTGGATTTCATCTGTTCGAAAGTGCTGGCCGGTAGCACCCCACAGGGCATCCTGGACGATGTGCAGATG GTGCTAGACGAGGAAGCGGAAGTGTTCGTGGTCAAAATGTGGCGGCTACTGATCTACGAGGTGGAGGCCAAAAAGTTTGGATTAGCGAAGTAA